The following DNA comes from Acidobacteriota bacterium.
GCGATCCAGTATCCCAAGACGGCCACGGTGGACCAGACGGACGACTACCACGGCACGAAGGTGGCCGACCCGTACCGCTGGCTCGAAGACGACAAGGCCCCGGCCGTGGCCGCTTGGGTGCAGGAGCAGAACGCCCTCACCTTCGGCTACCTGGACAAGATCCCTTACCGCGACGCCATCCGCAAGCGACTGGAGACGCTGATGAACTATCCCCGCTACAGCGCGCCGTTCCGGGCGGGCGATTACTACTTCTTCAGCAAGAACGACGGCCTCCAGAACCAGAGCGTGACCTATTACCAGAAGGGCCTGACCGGCGAGCCCCGGGTCTTCCTCGACCCCAATGCGCTCTCGAAGGACGGCACCACGCGGGCCGGCCTGGCCGGTTTCTCCGAGGACGACCGCTACGTCGTGGTCCGCTACTCGGCGGCCGGCTCCGACTGGGGCGAGTTGAAGGTCATGGGCGTGGCCAGCCGCCGCGAACTGTCGGACCACCTGAAGTGGGTCAAGTTTTCCGGCGCGGCCTGGCGGGGCAACGGCTTCTACTACAGCCGCTATGACGCTCCCAAGTCGGGCGAGGAGCTCACCGCCCGCAACGAGAACCAGAAGATTTACTACCACAAGCTGGGCGACCCCCAGGACAAGGACCGCCTCGTCTTCGAGGACCCCGAGCATCCGCTGCGCTACCACGGCGCCAGCGTGACCGAGGACGGGCGTTACCTGATCATCTCCAGCTCCGAGGGGACCCACGGCAACGAGGTGCGCGTCCGCGACCTGAAGCGCAAGGGCAGCCAGTTCCAGGTGCTCTGCCCGGGCTTCCGGTACAACTACTCGATCATCGACAACGTGGGCGATCGCTTCCTCGTCCACACGGACCACGGGGCGCCCAACTATCGGGTGGTGCTGATCGACCCGCGCCGGCCCGAACCGGAGAACTGGCAGACCGTCGTCGCCGAGAAGAAGGACGTGCTGCGCGGCGCCTCGACCGCCGGCGGCAAGCTGTTCTGCACCTACCTCGTGGACGTGTCCACCCGCGTCTACCAGCACGCCCTCAACGGCAGGCTGGAAAAAGAGATCGAACTCCCCGGCCTGGGATCGGCGGGCGGATTCTACGGCAAGAAGAAGGACACGACCCTGTTCTATACCTTCACCAACTTCACCTATCCACCGGTGATCTTCAAGTATGACCTGAAGACGGGCCGGAGCGAGCTGTTCCGCCGCACCGAGCTCCCCTTCGACCCGGCCGGCTTCGAGGCGAAGCAGGTGTTCTACCCCTCGAAGGACGGCACGAAGATCCCCATGTTCATCGTGCACAGGAAGGGGCTGGCGCTCACCGGCGACAACCCCACCTACTTGTACGGCTACGGTGGCTTCAACGCCAGCATGACACCGTCGTTCAGCGCCACGCTGATGCTCTGGCTGGAAAGCGGCGGCGTCTACGCCATGGCCAACCTGCGGGGCGGCGGCGAGTACGGCGAGAGCTGGCACCAGGCCGGCATGCGCGAAAAGAAGCAGAACGTGTTCGACGACTTCATCGCCGCGGCCGAGTACCTGATCCGCGAAAAGTACACCTCGTCGGAGCGGCTGGCCATCGCCGGCGGCTCCAACGGCGGGCTGCTCGTGGGCGCCTGCATGACCCAGCGCCCCGAGCTGTACAAAGTCGCCCTGCCGGCGGTGGGCGTGATGGACATGCTCCGCTTCCACAAGTTCACGGTGGGGTGGGGCTGGACCGTGGAGTATGGCACCAGCGACGACCCCGACCAGTTCAACTACCTGAAGGCGTACTCGCCGCTCCACAACCTGAAGCCGGGCGTGCGCTATCCGGCCACCCTGGTCACCACCGCCGATCACGACGACCGCGTGGTGCCGGCCCACTCGTTCAAGTTCATCGCCACGCTGCAGGCGTGCCAGGCCGGCCCGGACCCGGTGCTCATCCGCATCGAGACGCGCTCCGGCCACGGCGCCTCTTCGCTCACCAAGGGCCTCGACCTTCAGGCGGACACCTGGGCGTTCACGTTCTGGAACATGGGGGTGAAGCCGAAGGTCGGGGAATAGGTGGCGCAGGCGTCCCGCCTGCGGAAGTGAACGGTGAACAGTGAACAGTAAACAGTGAGGAGATAGGAGGTGGCAGGTAGGAGTTAGGAGATGGGAGTTGGGATGCTCCCGATTTCCAGACAGTCGAGATGATTGGCCCGCCGCCGGCGGGACGTGCTGTCGGTTGTATTAGAATGAATCGGTGAATCGGGCAGAGGGCTCCGCCGGGACGCTCTGCCCGATATTTTTCTCGCGCCTGCAAACCTGGACCCTGCAAATCTCGAATAATCGATAGCGCCGGCCTCCCGCCTGCGAGACGGGCGTTCAATACCATTCGCTCGAGCGGACGGCCCTGACGGACGGCCGCCCAGCGCACACGTTGGAGCAGCGGTTCGAATCCAGCAGAGCGACAGGAGGGTGACAGCATGAAGCTCGGTACCCGGTACATACCAGTCATCGTGGCTTTCTTCCTCGGAATTGGAGGATCTGCGGCTGTAGCCCAGATGGTGACTTACAACGGCGGCGTCACGCATACGGGCTACTACGACGAGCCGCCGCTGCATGAACTGAAAGGGTTGAAATGGAAATACGACACCGGCGCCGACCTGGTCACGTCGCCGCTGCTGGCCTATGGCGGCTGTCTGTTTTTTGGGGATGGAGCCGGGTGGTTTCACGCCGTCGATATTCAATCAGGAAAAGAGAGGTGGCGATTCAATGCCGGCCAGACTGTCGCCGGCTGCCCCACCGTCTTCAACGACAAGGCCTACTGGGGCTGCGGAGCGGGCATTCTCTACGTGCTGGATCCGCGTTCGGGCAAGGAACTCCGCCGATTTCAGACTGATGGTCGCCTCGAGAACCGAGATGGGGCGATTTGTTTCCCGCCGCTGGTTCATGACGGGATGGTTTTCTTTACCAGTCATGACCACAGTCTCTATGCGTTGGATGTCGACTCCCTCGAGATCAAGTTCAAGCTCCAGACCGAGAACTCCATGTGCTGCAGCCCTTCCCGGTGCGGCAATGTCATCTATCTGGCCAACGCGAGCGGATACGTCTCTGCGATTGACGTGAGCGCGCGTGCCGTGATCTGGCGATTCAAAGCCGCGAAGAATGTCTATCATGCGCCGGCCATAGCCGACGGGATTGCGTATTTCTGCAGCCAGGACCACTTCGCCTACGCGGTGGACGCAACCACCGGCAAGGAGATATGGAGATTTGAGGCCGACGGCGTGATCAGCAAGGAGCCCGCGATTCACAACGGATGTGTGTATTTCACCACCCTCTTCAGCCACCTCTACGCGCTGGACGCAAAGAGCGGCCGATTGATCTGGGACGTCCGGAAGGAGGGTAAAGCGTATTCCAAAGCGATCGTCGCCGGCGATGTGGTCTACTGGGGCGGTGGCGATCATCATCTCTATGCGCTCAGCGCTTCGAGCGGCAAGATGCTGTGGCG
Coding sequences within:
- a CDS encoding S9 family peptidase, with the protein product MRNATIGILLTAILTAAGILGVPAADPPAIQYPKTATVDQTDDYHGTKVADPYRWLEDDKAPAVAAWVQEQNALTFGYLDKIPYRDAIRKRLETLMNYPRYSAPFRAGDYYFFSKNDGLQNQSVTYYQKGLTGEPRVFLDPNALSKDGTTRAGLAGFSEDDRYVVVRYSAAGSDWGELKVMGVASRRELSDHLKWVKFSGAAWRGNGFYYSRYDAPKSGEELTARNENQKIYYHKLGDPQDKDRLVFEDPEHPLRYHGASVTEDGRYLIISSSEGTHGNEVRVRDLKRKGSQFQVLCPGFRYNYSIIDNVGDRFLVHTDHGAPNYRVVLIDPRRPEPENWQTVVAEKKDVLRGASTAGGKLFCTYLVDVSTRVYQHALNGRLEKEIELPGLGSAGGFYGKKKDTTLFYTFTNFTYPPVIFKYDLKTGRSELFRRTELPFDPAGFEAKQVFYPSKDGTKIPMFIVHRKGLALTGDNPTYLYGYGGFNASMTPSFSATLMLWLESGGVYAMANLRGGGEYGESWHQAGMREKKQNVFDDFIAAAEYLIREKYTSSERLAIAGGSNGGLLVGACMTQRPELYKVALPAVGVMDMLRFHKFTVGWGWTVEYGTSDDPDQFNYLKAYSPLHNLKPGVRYPATLVTTADHDDRVVPAHSFKFIATLQACQAGPDPVLIRIETRSGHGASSLTKGLDLQADTWAFTFWNMGVKPKVGE
- a CDS encoding PQQ-binding-like beta-propeller repeat protein, yielding MKLGTRYIPVIVAFFLGIGGSAAVAQMVTYNGGVTHTGYYDEPPLHELKGLKWKYDTGADLVTSPLLAYGGCLFFGDGAGWFHAVDIQSGKERWRFNAGQTVAGCPTVFNDKAYWGCGAGILYVLDPRSGKELRRFQTDGRLENRDGAICFPPLVHDGMVFFTSHDHSLYALDVDSLEIKFKLQTENSMCCSPSRCGNVIYLANASGYVSAIDVSARAVIWRFKAAKNVYHAPAIADGIAYFCSQDHFAYAVDATTGKEIWRFEADGVISKEPAIHNGCVYFTTLFSHLYALDAKSGRLIWDVRKEGKAYSKAIVAGDVVYWGGGDHHLYALSASSGKMLWRFEADAAVNYPSCHGGMVFFGSGGSVYALE